One genomic segment of Nitrososphaera sp. includes these proteins:
- a CDS encoding DUF5661 family protein, protein MQVEPEHGEADPSSNVTGGYSMLTGKIAWDHLDEVPDYYSGAEENGKFIENYKRARWASIPRLPALFM, encoded by the coding sequence TTGCAAGTCGAGCCCGAGCATGGCGAAGCGGATCCGAGCAGTAACGTGACTGGTGGCTACTCTATGCTGACGGGCAAAATTGCCTGGGATCATCTTGACGAAGTACCCGATTACTACTCCGGGGCCGAAGAGAATGGAAAATTCATAGAGAATTACAAGCGGGCCCGGTGGGCTTCGATCCCACGACTTCCGGCTCTCTTCATGTGA
- a CDS encoding poly(R)-hydroxyalkanoic acid synthase subunit PhaE, producing the protein MAMGSAKMFDYWSEILKLPSIGPMYAFSKEFQAYADDFVSLGKIVSEMRANLEHYWALVNQAYSKAFSETMEKSPSRMATKEDFEQYRRAMIEAFEDSFTDLFASSKFSEIYGKVFSNQLDLSGALQRIAEKNTKVLNLPTRSEMDEVLKDIHDLKKSFRELKKSLEMAKTNDQTRVPEV; encoded by the coding sequence ATGGCAATGGGTTCGGCCAAGATGTTTGACTATTGGTCCGAGATACTCAAACTGCCTTCAATCGGTCCAATGTATGCGTTTTCTAAGGAATTCCAGGCCTACGCGGACGATTTCGTCTCGCTCGGAAAAATAGTCAGCGAGATGAGGGCGAATTTGGAGCATTACTGGGCGCTTGTAAACCAGGCGTATTCAAAGGCGTTCTCTGAGACTATGGAAAAGTCTCCTAGCAGGATGGCGACCAAGGAGGACTTTGAACAGTACAGGCGTGCAATGATTGAAGCTTTCGAGGATTCATTTACGGATCTTTTCGCATCCAGCAAGTTTTCTGAAATCTATGGCAAGGTGTTTAGCAACCAGCTTGACCTTTCCGGTGCTCTTCAGCGAATTGCAGAGAAGAACACAAAGGTTTTGAACCTGCCCACGAGAAGTGAAATGGATGAGGTGCTGAAGGACATACACGATCTCAAAAAGAGTTTCAGAGAGCTGAAAAAATCCCTGGAGATGGCAAAAACAAATGACCAAACAAGAGTCCCTGAAGTCTGA